DNA from Patescibacteria group bacterium:
GCGACGATCGGTTTTTCCGCATTGGCGCTCACTCCGCTGGTCGATGAGCAGACCAAGCTCGACAGCTGGCGTACGCTCGGTCTTAATATGATTGAGAATCGCCTCAGCGTTCTTTCTACGGCGGACACTCTTTTGTCTCAGGCCGCGCTTGTTTCCGACCGGGTAAAAGCCGACCTCTCGACCGAGATTCAAAATAACGAAGCCAGCCTTAGTGCGCTCAAGGACGAGATCAGCGCCGAAACCGCACTTGACGCCATGAAGCAGAAAGTCGCTTCCATTGTTGAGCAATACCGAATTTACATCGTCGTGCTTCCCAAAACATATGGTTTCGCCACGGCGAGCCGTTTCCGCTCCCTTGAGGCCAAGGTGGATGTCTTAGCCGACAAGATTGAAGAAGAATCCGTGGATGACTCAAGTGAGGCAAAGTCGCTGATCGAGCAGGCGCGGAATCTCTTGGTTTTGGCTGAACAGAAAATTGATTTAGCGGAACAGAAATACAGCGCCATGAGCGTGGAAAATTATCTGCAGGCCGCGGCATTGAATTTTGAAGCGCGTGCTTATCTCATTGAAGTAAAGGGCTATCTGCACGATGCCCTTGCCAAGGTAAAGCAGGCTGTGGACATACTAAAATCCGGCGAATAATTAAATGAAAAATGCCCCGAGTCTATCGCGGGCATTTTTTTGTCGGCCGGGTGATTGACATTTTTCCGCCGTTATGGTTAGGTTTAATCAGCACTTTGAGAAGGAGGGACGTTTCATGGATCCGACAGAAAATCCGAAAAAGAATCCGGCAACCTGTCCGCACGCTTCGATGCATGAAATCACTTTCGGCAATATTTGCGACGATTGCGGTCTCGTCTTTCCGGGCGACGTGTTTCTCGACGAACTCCGTTGGGCCGTGGAAAATAATGCCACGCCGCCCTGCCCGGTTTGCGGCCAAGACCTTTCGCTGGTCGAGGATCAGGGAGGAGTCTTCGTCTGTGGCCACTGCAATAATCGGACCGAATATCCCAAAGATATTGGCAAGATAATCCTCGCAATTAAAGACCCGTCTTTCAAAAGTCGCACATTCTACCCCCTCGTCGACCGCGTTCGCTTGCTCGCGAGGTGTCCCTATTGTGAGAAGGACAGGCTGGGACGCATCGCCGAGCTCGCGGTCAAGTGCTTGGATTGCGGACTGACGATCCGCCGTTGTCCAGACGGGGACGATCTAGTATTCGAGTTCTTCTTCTCCAGGAAATAATCGAACAGCCGAACGGTCACCCCGATCGGCTGATTTTTTTTGCTAATAATGCCGAAAGTTGGTATAATATAATCAAATTAATTCAATAATAATCCACCTTATGACGCAAAACATTCTTGATATTACATCCGGCGATTGGCTCGCTTTCAGCGGGGCATCCGTCCTGATGATTGTTCTCATCATCTGGGCTCTTTTCTGGAAGGGCTGGGCGCTTTGGCGCGCCGCGCGCAACGGGCACAAGATCTGGTACATCGCGCTATTAATTCTTAACACAGTCGGCATCCTGGAGATACTCTATATTTTTATCTGGGGAAAGTCCAAGAGCGAAAAGCCGGGCATTCCGCCGGCCGCATAAATTAATAAATAAAATACCCTGAGTTTATCGAAGGGTATTTTTATTAAAAAAAGGCCGTCCCAAGGAGGGAGCGGCAGAGCGCGGTTAGCTGTGGATTCTTATCGCGATGTGCGACGGAATCGCCATGGCTAACCCGACGAGCATGACAAGGATCAGGAACCAGCGCGCTGTTTCCGGATCCACGAAGATGTAGGCGATAAATCCGCCGAATGTTGCGAAGATGCCTACAAACCGGATGGCATGGAGCAGTGCAGTCCGAGTACCTTCACTTCGCGACCTCGCATCCAGGTTGTTCATTCCTACCTCCTTTTCTCGGACAAGGATAGAGGATACACTATTTTCGTATTTTTGTCAATCCTCCGGACAAATGGTAGAATTAAACCATGTTTATTTATCTTATCCAAATAGTCTGTTTCGTGCTCTTCGGCGTTCTGGCAGTAATCGCGCTGCGCCGCCGTGAGCTTTGGACTTTGTTCGTGGCGACGATTTACGCCGCTTTTTTTGAAAATCTCGACATCATCATTTCCCGCGGAGAGTTTGGCAGTTACACCTATGATCCCCATCTTATCCTCATCGTCATTCAAACCCCGCTTTTTGTCATTCTGTCCTGGGGCATAATTTTTTACTCATCATTCCTGCTTGCGAAAGGGCTGACCCGAAAGTTTTGGATTCAGGCGCTCTCCGTGCCTCTTCTCGCAACAATTATAGATTTGACCATGGATCCGGTGGCCACACGGCTTGGGTTGTGGTCATGGCAGGGCTATGGCGCGCACGACGGCATTCTCGGCGTGCCGCTCGCGAATTTCATGGGCTGGTATCTCGTAGTGTTTGCACTCATGATCACCTTGCGCCTTATCGGTCACATTGATTTTTTGGGACGAACGGGCCGCAATGTCATCATGCCAATTTTTTCCTGCGGGCTTTTTTTTATTTTTTTCGCTGCGTTCAGTTTTACGGCCAATGCGTTCGGCCTGAATATTTCAAATCAGTTTAATTTTATCCAATTTTTCTTTCCGCCGGTTGCGGCGGCTTGCATTATCGGTTGGATATTATTTCCGGGAAAAATCAGCATCAGTCGTAGCCATCTTTTTTGGATGTATGCATCGCGTGGGCTTTTCTACATATTTTCGGTTTACGGATTAATCGCTCTGGGCTTCTGGAAAGAGCCGGTGTTCATTATTCTGCTGGTCTTCTCGCTGGTTATCGAAATCATTGCAGGTATAAAATTTAAAATAAATGCCAAGACTTAGCGCTTCACAGCTTTACAATTTTTCTCAGTGCCCCTACCGCGTCCACCTTGATATTTTCGGAGATGAGAAAGAGAAATCGCCGGAATCGGATTTCCTCGCCATGCTGATCGAGGAGGGCGTGCGTCATGAAAAAGACGCCATCGCTGAAATGCCATTCTTAGAGGTGGAGGCGCGCGGCACGCTTACGGCACGAGCCGAAGTTACACGCGACCTGATGAAAAAGAAAACGCCCTGGATTTATCAGGGCGTGCTTCTGACTCGCACCATGGTCGGCATTCCTGATATTTTGGAATATACGGGCGGCCGGTATATCCCCGTGGAAATCAAGTCCGGTGCCGGTCTTAAGGAAGCGTATATCCAGCAAATCTGTTTTTACGATGAGTTGCTCGGCGAGCTTTTTGGACGTCGTTCGGGTCGCGGTAAAATAATAAATATCAAGAAAGAAATTTTGGAAGTGGACTGCAATGCCTCGCGTCGCGCCTTTCTTGATAACCTTGCCGCCCTTAAGAAAATCGCCTCGGGTGAAGAAGAGAGTGAGCTGGCCATCGGTTCGGATTGCAATAACTGCCACTGGAGAAAATTCTGCGAAGAAAAAGCGCGCGCCGAAGATGATCTTACTCTGATCCACGGTCTCGGCCGAGCGTTCAAAGAGGGGCTGAGGCAGGCCGGGATCAAAACCCAGGGCCAAGCCGCTAAGGTCGATCCGTCGCTCGCGCGCGAAATCCGGCGCCTCGGTCCGGCAAAGCTTGAAAAATTCCGCGAACAGGCTAAGGTGAACATTGCCGGCAAGATGATGGTTTTCGCGAGGCCCACGATGCGCTGCGCGCCCCTCGAGATATTCATCGATCTCGAAGGGGATCCGATGCTCGGGATAGACTACCTTATTGGTATGATCGTCCGAAAAAAGGGTAAGGAGCAGTATGTCAGCTTCGTTGCCCGCCGGCCCGAAGATGAGGCCGCGATGTGGGAGGAGTTCCTTAATTTCATGGCCGGCATCTCGGAAGATTACATTCTTTATCATTATCATAATTATGAAAAAGTGCATTTCAAGATGCTGTTCGAAAAATATGGCGGCGACGGAGAGCTTTATCATGAAATCGACTATGCGCTCGAGGATCTGAAGAGAACGATCGATAAATCAATGTATCTTCCGCTTACGCGCTATAGCCTCAAGTGCGTTGCGCGCCATTTGGGTTTTGAATGGCGCGCGGGAGAAGAGGCCGGAGGCGCAAATTCCATTATCTGGTACGAGAAATATCTTGGGGATACTGAAAAGAATGCAGATTTGATGCAAAAAATTATTGACTACAATGCCGATGACTGCCGCGCGACCCGTGTGGTCAAAGACTGGCTTGAGAAAATTTGAATATGAAAAAAATCGTTATTGCAATTTTTGCCGTATTCCTGCTCTCGGTTGCTTTCTTGTACCGCGTGGAAATCCGGCAATGGTATGAAAATCGGACTCGGGAAGTCGTGCCGTCTCCGCGTTCGGCCGAGGAATTCTCTTACCCGGAAGAGAACGGCGCTTTTGCCAATGTTCTGCCCGACGCGGCATCCATGACCGCGAGCGGCGGTTTGCCGGATGAATTCAATCTCGACGTGCCGTTTACATCCCAGGCGCCGCTCAAGGAGTGGGATGAAACCCATGAGGAGTCCTGCGAAGAAGCGTCGGTTATTATGGTTGATTATTTTTATAAAAATAATCAATTCACCAGTCCGGAACAGGCGGATGAAGCAATATTGAAATTCATTGATTACGAAAAAACATTTCTGGGATTTTTTGAGAGCACCACGGCTGACGAACTGGCGCGCGTCGTTGAATCGTACTATGATTATGATGTCGATTTGATTTATGATTTTTCGGTGGACAATGTAAAACAGGCGGTGCGCCGCGGCTATCCGGTGATTGTTCCGGCCGCTGGCCGGGTTTTGGATAATCCGCACTTTCAGGATCCGGGTCCCATTTACCACATGCTGGTTATCAAGGGCTGGAAAGGGGATTCCTTCATCACAAATGATCCTGGAACCCAGTTCGGCGCCGATTGGCTTTACACCTTCGATCATCTGATGGAATCGGCCCATGATTGGAACGGAGGAAATGTGGAACAAGGGAAGAGAGTCATGCTCATCGTAAAACCGCGTGTAAACAATTAATAGAATATATATGATATCACTTTCTTACGGATTTATTGCCGGTGGCATCGGCGGCATTGTCATGGCCATACTAATTCATCTTGCACCGCTTATTGCAAGCAAAAAATATTTACCCGATATTGATAAGTACTTTTTTCTCGGCCGTCATTTTTCGGCTCGCGAAGTCCATCTCTTTGGAATTTTTATTCAGCTCGCCTTGAGTGTAATTTTCGGCGGGATATATATTCTACTCGTTGATCAAAAAATAATATTTCATGATTTTCACTATGTGTCCATTCTTTTTTACGGCGTACTTGTCTGGCTCGCCAAGGGGGCGATTCTCACCCCGCTCCTCGGGGCCGGGTTCTTCGGCGCCAAGCAGGGAAAATACGTCTGGCTGGAAATGTTTATAATCCATCAAATTTACGCCCTGGTTTTCTGGCTGGCGGTCAATTTATACGTCTGAGTTATCCACAGAACCCGGTCCCTTTACTTGGAAAATATAGGCTGGTATAATATATTTAGCCGTAAGGAGTGGTGATACGCTCTCTATGGCGATAGTTCGGGAAAACAAAATCTCACCATCCGGTGAGATTTTGCTTTCTAGAGTGTCGTCGCTTGACAGTTTTTCGCTTGTATTGTAATATATTGTTATCAATTTAATTTTTGCCGAAGATAACGGGGGTTTCAGCCAGAGGCTGAGGCTTAAAACCACACCCCGTCGAGGTGAAATTCCGGCCTGACACTACTTTTAGGTCATGGACTCGGACCTCGTTATCTGCGGCAAAACCGCAGTTTATTTTTTACCCAAAGGTCGCAACTATATGCCAAAAACAAGAGTACAGAAAGAAAATACCGTTTCCGACTTGGTCGACAAATTCAGCCGCACCAAGTCAGTGGTTTTTGCCGATTTTCAGGGGCTCAAAATGCCGGAAATCGACGAATTGCGCAACCAATGCCTAAAGCAGGGCATTTCTTACTCAGTCGCCAAAAAGACCCTGGTGCGCATCGCGCTTGAGAAAGCGGGCGTCAAAGAGATTGATCCAAAGTCAATTGAAGGTTCGCTCGCCACGGTTTTTGGATTTGAGGATGAGGTCGCGCCTGCAAAATTGCTCGCCACCTTCTCCAGAGCGCACGAGGCGCTCAAGATTAAAGCCGGCATACTTGAAGGCCGGCTCATTCCGTTCGAAGAAGTAATGAAGCTTTCTAAGATACCGTCAAGGCTTGAGCTTTATGCCATGCTCGTTCGTACCATGAATGGACCGGTTTCCGGATTCGCCAATGTTCTTGCTGGAAATCTGCGGAAATTTATGTACGCATTAAACGCAATCAAAGAATCTAAATCATAAATAATTTTAAAAATATGGCAGAAGAGAAAAAAGACGTCGTGGTTCCGGAAAAATTCAAGAAGCTCGTTGAGGAAGTTGAAAAAATGAGCGTACTTGATCTCTCGGAACTCGTTAGCATTCTTGAGGATAAATTCGGCGTTTCGGCCGCCGCTCCGGCAGTTGCCGTTGCCGCCGCCGCTCCAGTCGCCGCCGAAGCCGCCGATGAAAAGACCGAGTTCAATCTTGAACTCCTTGAAGCCGGCGCCAACAAGATCAACGTGATTAAGGTGGTTCGTGAAGTCACGGGTTTAGGCCTCGCCGATGCCAAGGCCATCGTTGACAGCGCACCGAAGATAGTGAAAGAAGCCATGCCAAAGGCTGATGCCGAAGCCGCCAAAAAGAAGATTGAGGAAGCCGGCGGAAAAGCAGCTCTCAAATAATTGGTTACAAAATAAAAAAAGAACGGCCGTGTAATTATGCGGCCGTTCTTTTGATTTTTTTAAAAAAAGAGGCATCGCGTTTGCGATGCCCGAGCGGCGTAGTTAAATACCGAGTTTTCTTAATGCCCTCAGTCCGTTAAAGCGGTCGACGAGCTTGGTTTCAGTGCGGTTGTGCGGAGCACAGTATTCGGTCGCCCCCCAGAAAGCGCCCATCATGCCAGCGGCCTGGGCAAAATTTGCACGGCCGCGTTTGACCGAGTACAGGCGGCCGCGTATCTTGCGCAGATAGTGCCGCGGGATAAAGATGCGGCTGGTCTTATCCATGGCAATGCCGTTGATGACCACCGGAGCCTTTTGGATGTCGCGGACAATGGATTTCTTATGGTTGATCTGGAATCCAGCCGCGAGAATGATGCGCCGTATCATCTGCCGCTTTCTTTTGCCGATCGGTTCAGTCGCCGAAAAGGTCAGGTCGTCGAGATAGCGCGTATAGATGATGCCGTGGCGCCGGCAGAATTCGCCGAGCGGCCGGTCAAGAAGTTCGCCGGCATAGCGGTTGGCAAGATCCGGCGAAGCCGGCGCGCCGGTTGCGAGCCCACCCTCGTCTGCTATGCAGTACTTATTAAGAAAGGCGAGAAGCCCTGTCTCGTCCTCCATCAGCCGTTCGTCAAGATTCATGAGTATCCCGGCGAGCCGCTCGGCGTCCACGCTCGGATAGAAATTGTGGATGTCGGTGAGGTAGAAAAAGCGGTTGCCGCGGTGCCGGAGCACATTTTTCTTGGGGGATGAGCCGCGCATCGCGCCGGTGGCGTGCGGCAGGGGATGGTGCTCGAGAAGGTGGCGCCGCAAGTAAAAGATTAGCCCGCGGTGGACCTGGCGCATCGCGTTATTTGGCGCGTAGAGCGTGCGCATTTTTACGGTCTTCGCTACCGGATTTACGTCTCTGTAGGTAAATTTGTTGAACCCCGGAGTCCCATCTATGTTTTTCAGAATTATATCAAAGAGCATGGCGCCCTCCTTATAGATTTTTGTGTAGGTTGATTTTAGTACAGCGCCGAATAAAATGCAAGTAAATTTTTTTGGTATAAAAAACGCATCAAACCAGGGGTTTGACGCGAAGGGAGAAACCCGATTTTCATCG
Protein-coding regions in this window:
- a CDS encoding DUF5652 family protein — protein: MTQNILDITSGDWLAFSGASVLMIVLIIWALFWKGWALWRAARNGHKIWYIALLILNTVGILEILYIFIWGKSKSEKPGIPPAA
- a CDS encoding carotenoid biosynthesis protein, with amino-acid sequence MFIYLIQIVCFVLFGVLAVIALRRRELWTLFVATIYAAFFENLDIIISRGEFGSYTYDPHLILIVIQTPLFVILSWGIIFYSSFLLAKGLTRKFWIQALSVPLLATIIDLTMDPVATRLGLWSWQGYGAHDGILGVPLANFMGWYLVVFALMITLRLIGHIDFLGRTGRNVIMPIFSCGLFFIFFAAFSFTANAFGLNISNQFNFIQFFFPPVAAACIIGWILFPGKISISRSHLFWMYASRGLFYIFSVYGLIALGFWKEPVFIILLVFSLVIEIIAGIKFKINAKT
- a CDS encoding TM0106 family RecB-like putative nuclease, producing the protein MPRLSASQLYNFSQCPYRVHLDIFGDEKEKSPESDFLAMLIEEGVRHEKDAIAEMPFLEVEARGTLTARAEVTRDLMKKKTPWIYQGVLLTRTMVGIPDILEYTGGRYIPVEIKSGAGLKEAYIQQICFYDELLGELFGRRSGRGKIINIKKEILEVDCNASRRAFLDNLAALKKIASGEEESELAIGSDCNNCHWRKFCEEKARAEDDLTLIHGLGRAFKEGLRQAGIKTQGQAAKVDPSLAREIRRLGPAKLEKFREQAKVNIAGKMMVFARPTMRCAPLEIFIDLEGDPMLGIDYLIGMIVRKKGKEQYVSFVARRPEDEAAMWEEFLNFMAGISEDYILYHYHNYEKVHFKMLFEKYGGDGELYHEIDYALEDLKRTIDKSMYLPLTRYSLKCVARHLGFEWRAGEEAGGANSIIWYEKYLGDTEKNADLMQKIIDYNADDCRATRVVKDWLEKI
- a CDS encoding C39 family peptidase, producing MKKIVIAIFAVFLLSVAFLYRVEIRQWYENRTREVVPSPRSAEEFSYPEENGAFANVLPDAASMTASGGLPDEFNLDVPFTSQAPLKEWDETHEESCEEASVIMVDYFYKNNQFTSPEQADEAILKFIDYEKTFLGFFESTTADELARVVESYYDYDVDLIYDFSVDNVKQAVRRGYPVIVPAAGRVLDNPHFQDPGPIYHMLVIKGWKGDSFITNDPGTQFGADWLYTFDHLMESAHDWNGGNVEQGKRVMLIVKPRVNN
- the rplJ gene encoding 50S ribosomal protein L10 produces the protein MPKTRVQKENTVSDLVDKFSRTKSVVFADFQGLKMPEIDELRNQCLKQGISYSVAKKTLVRIALEKAGVKEIDPKSIEGSLATVFGFEDEVAPAKLLATFSRAHEALKIKAGILEGRLIPFEEVMKLSKIPSRLELYAMLVRTMNGPVSGFANVLAGNLRKFMYALNAIKESKS
- the rplL gene encoding 50S ribosomal protein L7/L12, whose protein sequence is MAEEKKDVVVPEKFKKLVEEVEKMSVLDLSELVSILEDKFGVSAAAPAVAVAAAAPVAAEAADEKTEFNLELLEAGANKINVIKVVREVTGLGLADAKAIVDSAPKIVKEAMPKADAEAAKKKIEEAGGKAALK
- a CDS encoding reverse transcriptase family protein, which produces MNSLPDENRVSPFASNPWFDAFFIPKKFTCILFGAVLKSTYTKIYKEGAMLFDIILKNIDGTPGFNKFTYRDVNPVAKTVKMRTLYAPNNAMRQVHRGLIFYLRRHLLEHHPLPHATGAMRGSSPKKNVLRHRGNRFFYLTDIHNFYPSVDAERLAGILMNLDERLMEDETGLLAFLNKYCIADEGGLATGAPASPDLANRYAGELLDRPLGEFCRRHGIIYTRYLDDLTFSATEPIGKRKRQMIRRIILAAGFQINHKKSIVRDIQKAPVVINGIAMDKTSRIFIPRHYLRKIRGRLYSVKRGRANFAQAAGMMGAFWGATEYCAPHNRTETKLVDRFNGLRALRKLGI